The DNA window GGCCATAAATAAATAGTTTGATCCATGATTCTTTCACACCGAGTTCACCCAAAATAGATATGTGAAAAATATCATTGTTATCATGATTTATGATATAAGCAATTGATCCATTTAACACTGCCAAATGTCCATAATTGAAATCAGATATTTCACCAATGGGTGTTGTAAAGAACATCTCATCACTCAGGTCAAATGACAAGAGAACTATTTTATCAGGTTGACTATTAACCAACCAATGACATACACCATTCGTGTACAATTCGTCACCAGTAAATGTGTTACCTACATAGCGCAAAGACATATCATCGATGTGGAGTATCTTCCAAGAATTATTTCTTAGACTATATATCTCAAAAAAAGGGTCATACCTTATAGGATAATTGTCATAGCCATCACCCATACTAGAGGTATCAAATGATACATGCTGAATGACCTTAAAGTCATCTCTTATTTCGGCATAACCAAACCCATGAAAGTCATGAAGCACGCGCACACGACTTTCATGAACTTGTTCGCAGATTCAGAATTTACGAACAAGATTC is part of the Vicia villosa cultivar HV-30 ecotype Madison, WI linkage group LG2, Vvil1.0, whole genome shotgun sequence genome and encodes:
- the LOC131648490 gene encoding uncharacterized protein LOC131648490, which codes for MGDGYDNYPIRYDPFFEIYSLRNNSWKILHIDDMSLRYVGNTFTGDELYTNGVCHWLVNSQPDKIVLLSFDLSDEMFFTTPIGEISDFNYGHLAVLNGSIAYIINHDNNDIFHISILGELGVKESWIKLFIYGPVPSVDWPLIGFGKKGYVFFRKKDDELAYVDLSTQIIEELGLKGEDYCCKIGIYKESLLSIRGSSN